AACAAAAGAATCGTTGAAGGACTGGGCACCCGAATTTCCTCAGACCTGGGAACAGAATTCAGCCATGAAACTGTTTTCAAAATCGGATGATTTTCTAACGGTTCAGTACACGAGCGACGGTTACACCGGCGGCGCACATGGCTATTACAATGAGTTGTATAAAGTATTTGATATCAAAACCAATAAAACCCTGCAGCTTGCCGACGTAATTAAGGATCAGGACGCTACGATCTGGGGACGTGTCCTGATGGCACATTTCCTTAAAAACGATCTTGAAAGAAATCAGGCGCAGATGCTTCTGGTAAAACAGATTCCCCTTAATACAAACTTCTATTTCGATGCAGAAAATCTGTATTTTCTGTACAACCAATACGAAATTGCAGCCTATGCGGCGGGCCCGGTGCTGATCCAGATTCCGTTCACAGAGATAAAACCATTGCTGGATTCCGCGTTTAGACAAAAGCTGAATTTAAATTAAATATCCGATACTTAGAACCGGATTCCCCCTTCATCAACATGAATAATGTCGCTTTTATCATCAACCCATTTTCGGCAAAAAAAAATTACGAACCTTTTTTTGAAGCGCTGAAAAAACGGATTGACCAACCCGTAGTTTACATTTCAGATTCGGTGCAGGGTACTTTTGATTTTATCGACAGTAATTTTGCACAGATAGATATTTTCGTAGCGGTGGGAGGCGATGGCACCATCTCAACAGTCGCCCGGAAGATCATCGGGACGGATAAAATTCTGGCTGTGTTTCCGGCAGGCTCGGGGAATGGTTTTTCAAATGAGACAAAATTCACCAGAAATCTCGAGGATCTTTTAAGTAAGATTAAAAACAAAAAAGTTAAAAAGATCGATACTTTCACCGTCAACGGGAGACTTTCAATCAACGTTTCAGGAACCGGTTTCGACGGCAAAGTGGTGAAGGAATTTGAGAAAACAAGCCGCGGCTTCAGAAATTACATCCAGGTTTCGATGCGCACTTTCATCAACTATAAACCCATTAAAGTAAATTTCCTAACCGAAAA
This window of the Flavobacteriaceae bacterium 3519-10 genome carries:
- a CDS encoding Transcription regulator (contains diacylglycerol kinase catalytic domain); this encodes MNNVAFIINPFSAKKNYEPFFEALKKRIDQPVVYISDSVQGTFDFIDSNFAQIDIFVAVGGDGTISTVARKIIGTDKILAVFPAGSGNGFSNETKFTRNLEDLLSKIKNKKVKKIDTFTVNGRLSINVSGTGFDGKVVKEFEKTSRGFRNYIQVSMRTFINYKPIKVNFLTENLKSYNGEYLMLNIANTRQFGNHAYIAPHASKSDGLLDIVLVKKFPLQYAVRFAYRMFTKKLKDDEFVTYLPVAEVEFEVNTTNWHLDGEFHRIESPVKIKIAPKSLNILV